GACGGCAGATCGGGAAATAGACTCATGGACGGGACTCGATCCTCACACAATAGGTTAACCGCAAGGGATGATGAGCCAGGGGGGAATCCCCTAGGAAAATACTCAGGCCACTAACGGTAAACTTTGATAGTCTATCCTGATCGCCCCTGGCTTGTCGTTGCGGGCTAGCGACCGCTGCGATGGCGCAACCGGACAGGCAACAAACACTTCAACCCCCCGGCGATTGGCGGGGGTGGCTAGCGACCGCTGCGATGGCGCAACTGGACAGGCAACGGTTGGGTACAATAGGCGCGTGCTTGTTCGCGGGGAGTTGACTATGTGCCTGGGGCCGGTGGGTCGGTACTTGATTCTACTGATGATGATCGTCGGCCTCATCCTCACTGGTTGCCAATTGCCCAAGCCGCCCCAGGGGACGATCGTGCAGGTGCGGCGTGTGATCAGCGGGCAAACGATCGAGGTCCTAGGATTGGGGGAGCAGGCTACCGTCGCCCAGACGGTTCGCTTAATTGGCCTCGATGCCCCCGATCTGGCGCAAGACCCGTGGGGACAGGCCGCAAAAGCGCACCTGGAAACGCTAGTTAATCAGCAACCTGTCCTGGTTGAACTGGATGTGCAGCCACGGGATACCCACCAGCGCTGGTTGGCCTATCTCTGGCAGGGCAATCAACTGCTCAATGAAGCGATGGTGAAGGCAGGCTATGGTCTAGCGGTAAGCCGTGCCCCTAATCTGAGATATCGCGATCGCCTGAATAATGCCCAAAGCTACGCCAGGGTCATGGGCTACGGCATTTGGGACCCCCGCAACCCCCTGCGTCAAACCCCGGCTGAATTCCGGCGTCAAGCCGCCCAACCCGTCCGGCGGAACAGCCCCAGCCCCTAGCCAGCCATTATCCCCAACACCAAAATCTCGGTTCTTCTGAGTTGAGGCTGAGGCATTGAGGCTGAGAGTGCTACCCGCTCTCAGTATGGTCAATCCAAATAAGAACGATACAGTTTTGCACTCGTCTCTCCCAGAGCGGGAGAGGGGTTGGGGGTGAGGGTACTGTTTCAGCCTAAATTGTAATGACTATATCAACTCAACGTTGGCGTTCCTTCAAAGCAAATCCTGATATTCGGGGCGATCGCCCATCTGTCGGAGCAAGGTTTTAATCTCTTGAGTACGGTCCTTGTGGGCCACCAGTGTCACCTTACCCATCCGAACAATCACCAGATCATCGACGCCAATGGTGGCGATCACCTCCTGGGCATCCTGGGCAAACACGATATTGCGGTGGGCATCCAACCCGACATGGTTCGCGAGGGTGATATTCTCCCAACGATCGCGGGGATTCATTGGCAGGCGGGCGAGGGCATTCCAGTCGCCTAGATCATCCCAGTCAAAGGCAGCAGGGAGCACACAGGTACGATCGGTACGCTCCATCACGGCATAGTCCAGGCTAATTTTGGGCAGGTTAGGATAGGCAGCGACGCCCTCCCGTTCTAGGGCCGCGAGGAGATCCGGTGCATGACGACGAAATTCCGCCAACATTACCCCTGCCGGAAAGATAAACATCCCACTGTTCCAGGTGTAGGGACAGGTCTCGGAACCATCGGCGAGGCGTTGACGGCTGGCGAGGAAGGTGGCGGCTTGGGCTGCATCCGGTTTTTCTGTAAATCGTTGGACGCGATAGGCAGGCACCCCCTGGTAAGTTCCCAGGCACTCCCCCTGCTCGATATAACCGTAGCCCGTGGCCGGGTGGGTAGCCGGAATCCCCAGGGTGACGATCGCCGCTGCCGCTTGGGCCAGCTCGATCGCCGCTGCTAAGGTCCGTTGAAAGGCCGCCTCATCCCCAATCCAATGATCAGCCGGGAAGCAACCCACGATCGCCGTTTCCCCCACTTGACGGACAATTTCGAGGGTGGTCCAGGCCACTGCCGGTGCTGTATCGCGCCCTTCGGGTTCTGCCAGCAGGTGGGCCGGCAGCAAGTCTGGGAGTTGCGATCGTACCCCTGCGGCGATCGGGTCTGCCGTGACAACCCACAGTGCCTCCCAACCGCCACTGACCAGCAGCAAGCGATCGGCGGTGTTTTGCAACAAACTGCGACCACTGCCATCCAGACTGAGGAATTGTTTAGGATACTGACGACGACTGAGGGGCCAGAACCGTTCCCCCTTGCCCCCCGCCAAAATGACCGGAATCAAGGCAGGATGGTGGCGCGCTGCCATAGGCGAATTGGGGGTTACAGGCATGGATATTCCTCATTTCCGTTTCACGCTCGGGATTAGGGCCGCGATCGGGATTCTAACAAACTCTTGTACGCAAGGCAGCTACTGGCGTTTAGCCAGTTGCCGGCCTACTCTTGACGAACCGCAAGATCGCTGTTAGCTTCGGTCCCGACAATCGGGACGCTAAGGCTGAGAGGCCCCTTACAGCCTTTACCTCAATCATAAAGCACAGTTTTACTGGGACAGAATGGGTGCAGCCTGCTGGTGTGGCCCTCACCCTAAATCCCTCTCCCGCTCTGGGAGAGGGACTTGAAAATCAAGCTCCCCTTCTCCCCACTTGGGAGAAGGGGTTGGGGGATGAGGGCCGCTGCTCGGATCCAGATCCAAACCTTAACAGTGTACTGAGTAAATTAGGTAAAAGCTGTAATTAGTTTGAATCAGTTTGAATCGTTTGAAAATTATGGCCAATCCAAATAAAAACGATACAGTTTTCGATACAGTTTTTCACTCCCCTCTCCCGCTCTGGGATAGAGGTTGGGGGTGAGAGTGGTGTTTCAGCCTAAATTGTAATGGCTATAGTTAGTCTGGTGTCTCAGTTCCTTTGCCCCTTCTCACGCAGGCAGCTATGCCCGTTTCTGGCTTGACTGTCATGCCCGTTTCTTTCTCACATCCTTCTCACATCAACCCCTTAACTCCTATGAAGCGTTCTCTGCATCGGTCATTTGGACAGGGATCTTGGCCATTGCCTCCTCATCTCGGAC
This DNA window, taken from Trichothermofontia sichuanensis B231, encodes the following:
- a CDS encoding thermonuclease family protein gives rise to the protein MCLGPVGRYLILLMMIVGLILTGCQLPKPPQGTIVQVRRVISGQTIEVLGLGEQATVAQTVRLIGLDAPDLAQDPWGQAAKAHLETLVNQQPVLVELDVQPRDTHQRWLAYLWQGNQLLNEAMVKAGYGLAVSRAPNLRYRDRLNNAQSYARVMGYGIWDPRNPLRQTPAEFRRQAAQPVRRNSPSP
- a CDS encoding mannose-1-phosphate guanylyltransferase, with product MAARHHPALIPVILAGGKGERFWPLSRRQYPKQFLSLDGSGRSLLQNTADRLLLVSGGWEALWVVTADPIAAGVRSQLPDLLPAHLLAEPEGRDTAPAVAWTTLEIVRQVGETAIVGCFPADHWIGDEAAFQRTLAAAIELAQAAAAIVTLGIPATHPATGYGYIEQGECLGTYQGVPAYRVQRFTEKPDAAQAATFLASRQRLADGSETCPYTWNSGMFIFPAGVMLAEFRRHAPDLLAALEREGVAAYPNLPKISLDYAVMERTDRTCVLPAAFDWDDLGDWNALARLPMNPRDRWENITLANHVGLDAHRNIVFAQDAQEVIATIGVDDLVIVRMGKVTLVAHKDRTQEIKTLLRQMGDRPEYQDLL